In the genome of Candidatus Thermoplasmatota archaeon, the window TATGACGGGGCTGTGACATACCCCGAAAGCGCTTTACAGCTCAAAACTAATTTGCTAATACCTTATAACGAGTTTGTAATAGAAAATGGTAACTATACGATAGATGCGACTTTTGATAATAAAACTGCAAGTAAAAGTTTCGAAATAGTAGGAGTTGTGGAAAATATAGACGTGTTCATACCTGCTGCGCCTTCAGGTGTATTTTATGACCCTGCAGAACGCAAGCCTAAATTCAAGATTCAAGTCTGGCCTTCTACAATACCTTTCGCTCTAACCACTGTTAACGTAACTATATGGAAGCTGGAGCTGCAAAATAGCGATATAATAAGCGAAGAGCTGTTTGCGAATAAATCACTTAGATATTACCCAGCGAGAGGAATATATGAGGAAGACATAGCCTATACTAGGAGCGGATATTACAAAATCTATGCAGAACTTAGGAATTATGTAAAGCCTGCCTCTCAGCACCTCGAATGCAGAAAATACATGCTCAACGAAACCAAAGGCTATGCTAATCTTATAAATCTCAAGCCTGTTATTATAGAAGCGCCAGTAGATACTACGATCTACAATTACACACTCCGTGCAATGAATGATACTGTGCCTGGAGGGCACGAGAGCGATGGCTACGCTAGGTTTGTGCATAAAGATTTAGCTTGGGGTAAATCTTATGAAATAACTTATCTAGCGAAAGATTACGATGGAATAACTCAAGATACCTATTCTGTAACCTGGGATTTCGGCTGGAATAAGACAACAAACAATGCAACCTCAGGGAGAAACGATACTGGTAGTGGACGTGAGGTCTGGTATCAATACCCTGAAGGGACAGGCACTTACACGGCAAGTTTATATATTTACGATGAATATCATGTAGAGAAAAGAGAGTGTAAAATAACAGTCGTTGCGGGTGGAAGGCCTTGAGTAAATGTACACTTACCAATACTACTACATCCCCACAAAAAAATTCACCCCCCGCGAAGTTGCTCATCTTTTAATTTCTTTGCTAGTTCTTACACTTGCGTTTTCATTAGCACTCTCAAATTTTTTCTATAGTCGCAATATGGTAGTACTTAGCTCGATTTTTCCTATTGCGCTCCTAGCTGTAGCTACAGGATTCTTGCTCCACGAGTTAATGCATAAATTAGTAGCTCAAAAATACGGCTGCTGGGCAGAATATAGAGCTTTTCCTTTTGGCTTAGTACTTGCTTTGCTTATGTCAGCTGCTGGCTTTGTATTTGCTGCCCCCGGCGCTGTCTATATAATGGGCTCTATAACAAAAAAAGAAAACGGTAAAATATCGCTTGCAGGACCTTTAATCAATATAGTTATTGGCGCTGTATGCTTNNNNNNNNNNNNNNNNNNNNNNNNNNNNNNNNNNNNNNNNNNNNNNNNNNNNNNNNNNNNNNNNNNNNNNNNNNNNNNNNNNNNNNNNNNNNNNNNNNNNGTAAAATATCGCTTGCAGGACCTTTAATCAATATAGTTATTGGCGCTGTATGCTTACCTTTCGTATTTCTCGTTCCTCAGAGCTATATCCTAAATTTTATAGTTATGGTATATTGGGTAAATTCTTTTCTAGCTTTCTTCAATATGCTACCAATCTATCCCCTTGATGGTTCAAAAGTATTTAGATGGAACACAGGAATTTATGTAATCTCTTTCGTAGCGGCGTTAGTTTTAGCTATTCCTGGCTTTAGAACAATCTTTCTATAAAGGCACG includes:
- a CDS encoding site-2 protease family protein — protein: MVVLSSIFPIALLAVATGFLLHELMHKLVAQKYGCWAEYRAFPFGLVLALLMSAAGFVFAAPGAVYIMGSITKKENGKISLAGPLINIVIGAVC
- a CDS encoding site-2 protease family protein; this translates as KISLAGPLINIVIGAVCLPFVFLVPQSYILNFIVMVYWVNSFLAFFNMLPIYPLDGSKVFRWNTGIYVISFVAALVLAIPGFRTIFL